The DNA sequence AGGAGGATGCCGAGGGCGCCCGCCACGAGGGCGGAGAGCAGGGTCGTCAGCAGGGTGGCGAGGCCGAGCCGGGCGTCGTCGGGGTCGTCGGCGGACGCGTTGCAGAGGACGGTCCAGATCATGAGCGAGCCGATCAGCGCGGCCACGGCGTAGGCGGTGGCGGCGAGGGCGCGCCAGGAGAGGACTTCGAGTTCGAGGAAGAAGGCGAGCGCGGCGAAGAGGAGGGCGAGGGAGAGGACGAGGACGAGGCCCTCGGAGGCGAAGGAGCCGGTGGCGGTGAAGCCGTCCGCCCGGCCGGAGCCGCTGAAGTGGATGGCCAGCCGGTCCGGCAGCCGGTCCCGCCGGCGCTCGAAGAGGAGGAGGAAGGCGGCGGCTGACAGGAGGTAGGGCAGCAGGAGGAGGGCCGGGCGCCAGGGCCGCCCGGCGGTGCGCAGGGGAAGGTTCACCGACCACCTCTCGACGACGGGCCTCGGGGACGGGTCTCCGGGATTTGTTCGCATGCCAATAGAACAAAGATAGATCACCAGAGGGATCCCGCGAAAGATCTCATATCTGAGATACCGTCTACCTCATGACAGACGCTTACCTCGCCCGCATCGGCAAGCTCATCCGTGACGCCCGGCAGCACCGAGGCTGGACCCAGTCACAGCTCGCCGACGCACTCGGCACCAGCCAGAGCGCGGTCAACCGCATCGAGCGGGGAAATCAGAACATCAGTCTTGATATGATCGCTCGTATCGGTGAAGCGCTGGACAGTGAGATCGTCTCCCTGGGCTATGCCGGCCCCATGCACCTGAGGGTGGTCGGCGGGCGCCGGCTGTCCGGTGCGATCGACGTCAAGACCAGCAAGAACGCCTGCGTCGCCCTGCTCTGCGCGACCCTTCTGAACGCCGGCCGCACCACCCTCCGGCGGGTGGCCCGGATCGAGGAGGTCTACCGGATCCTGGAGGTGCTGGGCAGCATCGGCGTCCGCGCCCGCTGGATCAACGACGGCAACGACCTGGAGATCATTCCCCCGGCCGACCTCGACCTGGACGCGATGGACCGCGAGGCCGCCCGGCGCACCCGCAGCGTCATCATGTTCCTCGGCCCGCTGCTGCACCGCATGGACCAGTTCGGCATCCCGTACGCCGGCGGCTGCGACCTGGGCACCCGCACCGTCCAGCCGCATATGACGGCCCTGCGCCACTTCGGCCTGGAGATCACCGCCACCGACGGCACGTACCACGCGAAGGTCGACCGCAGCGTCTCCCCCACCCGCGCCATCGTCCTGACCGAGCGCGGCGACACCGTCACCGAGAACGCCCTGCTGGCCGCCGCCCGGCACGACGGCGTCACCGTCATCCGCAACGCCAGCTCCAACTACATGGTCCAGGACCTCTGCTTCTTCCTGGAGGAGCTGGGCGTCAAGGTCGAGGGCATCGGCACCACGACCCTCACCGTCCACGGCGTGACCCACATCGACCGCGACGTCGACTACGCGCCGTCGGAGGACCCGGTGGAGGCGATGAGCCTGCTGGCCGCGGCCGTGATCACGGAGTCGGAGCTGACGATCCGCCGGGTGCCCATCGAGTTCATGGAGATCGAACTGGCCGTCCTGGAAGAGATGGGCCTCGACCACGAGCGCAGCCCCGAGTACCGCGCCAACAACGGCCGCACCCGCCTCCTGGACCTCACCGTCCGCCCCTCCAAGCTCCGGGCCCCCATCGACAAGATCCACCCGATGCCGTTCCCCGGCCTCAACATCGACAACGTCCCCTTCTTCGCCGCCATCGCCGCCTTCGCCCAGGGCCAGACCCTCATCCACGACTGGGTCTACGACAACCGCGCCATCTACCTCACCGACCTCAACCGCCTCGGCGCCGACGTCAAACTCCTCGACCCCCACCGCGTCCTCGTCGAGGGCCCCACCCGCTGGCGCTCCGCCGAAATGATGTGCCCGCCGGCGCTCCGCCCCGCGGTCGTCGTCCTCCTGGCGATGATGGCGGCGGAGGGCACGTCCGTACTGCGCAACGTGTACGTGATCAACCGGGGTTACGAGGACCTGGCGGACCGGCTGAACTCGATCGGCGCCCAGATCGAGATCTTCCGGGACATCTGACGGACGGATTCCGCCGCACCCCGTCTGAATTGCTTCTCGCGGTCGAAGAGTTGAAGAAGGGGTGCGGCGGCGTCTCTGGGACTTCTCCGGGACCCCGTGGCCCTCGGCAGGCCACGTCCCAGGGGCACTTCCGGCGCCGATCGGCCGTGGCTACGCGGAGATCGCGTCGATGGCGGCGCCGCCTCGGGTACCGGCGCGGGGCGGGAAGCGGGAGTTCCTCCGCGAAGTCGAAGTCCTCCAAGGCGAGTCCAAGCGCCTTCCCTTGCCCGAGGCCAGCGCCGACCCTGCTGCGTCGATGACGGACGCAGGCGCACCGAGTCCCGCGGTCTCGCTCGCCCGGAGGGGATGCGGCGGTGTCCGGCGCCCAGCCGGATTCCGCTCCTGTGACGGAGTGGCCGGTTTTGGAGCCGTGGTGTTGCCGGGGAGTTAACTGGGAGACATGATCACTTCTCGTAGCGACCCGATCACTCGTCCGGGAGTCGAGAAGTGTTACGCCGAACCCCATTCCGCACCATCACCCCTGCCGCCGTGACCGCGGCCGGCAGTCTGCCTCTCGCCGAGAGAGCCACCCGGAGAACCGCCCGGACGGGGTCCGCTTCACCGCTCCGGTGACGGCTTCGACGTAACACGACCGCGCCGTCACCGGCCGTATCCGGTACGCACCGCATCCCCATTCCGCCGTGCGGCCGCGGCCTCTTCCTCACCGCCGTTACCGGCGCGGCACCGCAGGACGGGCACCGCCCGACGTTATGCGCGGCCACTCGCCGCAACCTCCACCCCCCGCGTCGCACTCTGGCATGCCCTCGTTCCGCGAGGTTCGCCAGATTCAGCCCTTTCGTCACGTTCGCCAAAGGAGTTGTTGTTCTTCATGTCCCAACGCGGGAGAACTCTCGTCTTCGCCGCTCTCGGTGCGGTCATGTGCACCACCGCGTTAATGCCGTCCGCAGGCGCGGCCACCGGCAGTGGCAGTGGCAGCGGCACCGGGGAAGAGAAGAGGTCCTACGCCGAAACGCACCGCCTGACGGCGGATGACGTCGACGACATCAACGCGCTGAACGAAAGCGCTCCGGCCGCTTCGAGCGCCGGTCCGTCCTTCCGGGCCCCCGACTCCGACGAGCGGGTGACTCCTCCCGCCGAGCCGCTCGACCGGATGCCCGACCCGTACCGGCCCTCGTACGGCAGGGCCGAGACGATCGTCAACAACTACATACGCAAGTGGCAGCAGGTCTACAGCCACCGCGACGGCAGGAAACAGCAGATGACCGAGGAACAGCGGGAGTGGCTGTCCTACGGTTGCGTCGGTGTCACCTGGGTCAACTCGGGCCAGTATCCGACGAACAGGCTGGCTTTCGCGTTCTTCGACGAGGACAAGTACAAGAACGAGCTGAAGAACGGCAGGCCCCGGTCCGGCGAAACGCGGGCGGAGTTCGAGGGGCGCGTCGCCAAGGACAGCTTCGACGAGGCGAAGGGGTTCCAGCGGGCGCGTGACGTGGCGTCCGTCATGAACAAGGCCCTGGAGAACGCCCACGACGAGGGGGCGTACCTCGACAACCTCAAGAAGGAGCTGGCGAACGGCAACGACGCCCTGCGGAACGAGGATGCCCGCTCGCCCTTCTACTCGGCGCTGCGGAACACGCCGTCCTTCAAGGACCGCAACGGCGGCAATCACGACCCGTCCAAGATGAAGGCCGTCATCTACTCGAAGCACTTCTGGAGCGGCCAGGACCGGTCGGGCTCCTCCGACAAGAGGAAGTACGGCGACCCGGAGGCCTTCCGCCCCGACCGCGGCACCGGCCTGGTCGACATGTCGAGGGACAGGAACATTCCGCGCAGCCCCACCAGCCCCGGCGAGAGTTTCGTCAATTTCGACTACGGCTGGTTCGGAGCGCAGACGGAAGCGGACGCCGACAAGACCGTATGGACCCACGGCAACCACTACCACGCGCCCAATGGCAGCCTGGGTGCCATGCACGTGTACGAGAGCAAGTTCCGCAACTGGTCCGACGGTTACTCGGACTTCGACCGCGGAGCCTACGTGGTCACGTTCGTCCCCAAGAGCTGGAACACCGCCCCCGACAAGGTGACACAGGGCTGGCCGTGATGTAAGCGGGGAGGGGAGGGGAGGCGGAGCATCCGGCTCCCCTCCCCACCGTCGGCTCTACAGCTCGTGGCCCGTCGTGCTGTCCACGTGGTCCGGGATCTCGCCCTCGTGGCGGTCGCCCGTCGTCGGGGTGCCCGTGGGTTCGAACATGAGGATGGAGGCGCCCGGGGAGGACGGCTTGTGTTCGGTGCCCTTGGGGACCACGAAGGTGTCGCCCTTGTGGAGCCGCACAGCGCGTTCCGTGCCGTCGGGGTCGCGGAGGGCGAGGTCGAAGCGGCCGTCCAGGACGAGGAAGAACTCGTCGGTGTCCTCGTGTACGTGCCAGATGTGCTCGCCCTGGGTGTGGGCAACGCGGATGTCGTAGTCGTTCATGCGGGCGACGATGCGCGGGCTGTAGACGTCGTCGAAGGAGGCGAGAGCCTTGGTGAGGTTGACGGGCTCGGTGTTGTTCATGGTGTGAGTCTCGGCGGGAGGCCGCCGCGGCGTCTTGTACGTTGCTGTCACGCCTTGTTGCTGTCACGCCTTCATGAGGGCGCTCGCTCCGAAGGAGACGTCAAAGCGGTCGCACCAGATGCTGACGCTGGTGTAGCGGTCGAGGTCCAGGTCCCGTGGGAGGGCGTAGTTCTGGTCGCCCTTGTTGCCTTTCAGGGAGCCGAGACTGACGTGGGCGCCGTCGTCGAAGACGTGCCAGCCGGCACGGCCCGGTTTCACCGGTGCGTCGCTGAGGAGGACCTTCACGTCCGGGCCGTTGCTCGTGTCGAGGCCCTCCAGGCGGAGGGTGCGGCTGCCGTCCGGGAGGCGGAGGACGCGGACGGTGCCGGAGGTGGTGTGTTCGTGGCTGATGAGGGTGCCCGTGGCCAGGGTGCGGGTGGCGGCGGTGGGCGCCGCCTCGTGGACCGTCTCGTTCTGCCACAGCTTCCACGGCTGGAACCAGTAGGCCGCCACTCCGGCCGCCAGGACCGCGACGCCCAGCGCCCCGGCGGCGAACGGCCGCCGCCACCACCGTCGTACCTGTACGTGCACCACTGTCCGTCTCCCGTCGTCTCGCGCCATCCGGACCTGTATGAAGCGCAACGTCCGGGGCGGCCGGATTTCTCCCACAACCGGCACGGCCACGGGATCAGTGCGTCACGGCAGCACCGCCACCCCGTCCAGTTCCACCAGTGCCTCCCCGTCCCACAGCCGCACCGCGCCGATCACCGCCATCGCCGGGTAGTCCCGCCCCGCCAGCCGCCGCCAGACGCGGCCCAGCTCCCCGGCGCACGCGCGGTACGCCGCGACGTCCGTCGTGTAGACCGTGACGCGGGCGAGGTCGGCCGGGGTACCGCCGGCGGCCGTGAGGGCCGTGAGGAGGTTGGTCAGCGCGCGCTCGAACTGCGCGGGCAGGCCGCCCGGGACCACCCGGCCCGTGCCGTCCAGGCCCGTCTGGCCCGCCAGGAAGACCAGGCGCCCGCCCTCCGCCGTCACCGCGTGGGAGAAGCCTCGGGGCGGGGACAGTTCCGGAGGGTTGAGACGGGCCAGGTGTGCCGGATCGCCCTTTTCTCGTTCCGCGCTCACCTGTACAGCTCCCTCGCGATGATCGTGCGCTGCACCTCCGTGGCGCCCTCGTAGATGCGCGTCGCCCGGACCTCCCTGTACAGGTGTTCCAGGAGGTGCCCCTGTTCCAGGCCGCGGGCGCCGTGGATCTGCAGGGCGGCGTCGATGACGTACTGGGCGGTCTCGGTGGCGTAGAGCTTGGCCATGGCCGAGCGGCCGGCGACGCCCGGTTCGCCGGCGTCGTAGGCGGTGGCGGCGGCGTGGACGAGGAGGGCCGCGGCCTCGGTGCGGGTGGCCATGTCGGCGAGCTGGTGGGAGACGGCCTGGAGATCCTTCAACGGGCCGCCGAACGCGTGGCGTTCGGCGGCGTGGGCGAGCGCGGACCGCAGGGCGGCGCGGGACATCCCGACGGCGAACGCGCCGACGCTCGGGCGGAAGAGGTCGAGGGTGCGCAGGGCGACGCCGAAGCCGCCGTCCACCTCGCCGAGGACGTCGTCGGGGCCGACGGGGACGCCGTCGAAGGTGAGCAGCCCGACGGGGTGCGGGGCGATCAGGTTCAGTGGCCGGCCGCCGAGGCCCGGCCGGTCGGCCGGGACCAGGAACGCCGTGACGCCGTGCGCCCCCGCGTCCGGGCGGGTCCGGGCGAAGACGGTGTAGAAGTCGGCCTCCGGGGCGTTGGAGATCCACTGCTTCTCGCCGTGCAGCGTCCAGCCGGAGGACTCCGACGGTCCGGCGGGTTCGGCGCGCAGCCGCAGGGCGGCGGCGTCGGAGCCCGCCTCCGGCTCGCTGAGCGCGAAGGCGGCGACGGCCCGTCCGGCGACGACCTCCGGCAGCCAGCGGGCGCGTTGTGCCTCCGTGCCGGACGCGGCGATCGGGTGCGCGCCCAGACCTTGGAGGGCGAGGGCGGTCTCCGCCTCGGTGCACTCCTGGCCGAGCGCCTCGCGCAGCAGACAGAGGTCGACGGCGCGGACCACACCGTCGGCGGGGAAGACCCGGGCCAGCAGGCCGTGTTCACCGAGGGCGGCCACCAGCGGGCGGTTGACGCGCCCGGGTTCGCCCGCCGCGGCGAGCGGGCGCAGCCGGCGGGCGGCCAGGGTGCGTAACGTGGCCGTCCAGGCGCGCTGTTCGGGCGTGAGCGAGGCCGGCGAGACGAGCGGGGCGCGGCCCGGCGGGCGTTCTTCGGTGGCGCCTTGTGGGGATGACCGGAATGACGGGGATGACATCGCCGTCCGTCCTTTCGGAAGCGTGCGTTCAGAAGCGTGCGTTCGGAAGCATGCGTTCGTTTGTCGCGCTCTGTTGACTGCCGTCACGGTCTCGTTACGCTGGCAGCGCATCCGTACGGCTGGCAAGACCTCCCCGCACCACCGCCGGCCCCCACGCGTCGCCGGCGCTCCCCGCACCTCCACCCTTCCCCGGCACGAGGGGGCGCGACCCGTCATGGAGCTCATGCCGTCGGCCCACGTCGACACCTTCTCCCGCGACAGCCTCCCGCCACCCGACCAGTGGCCGGACCTGACGTCCGGGCCGGACGTCCCGCGCTACCCGGACCGGCTCAACTGCGGCGCCGAGCTGCTGGACGCGACCGCGGCGCGGCTGGGTCCCGACCGGCCGGCGCTGCGGGACAAGGCCGGGAGCGTCTGGTCGTACGGCGAACTGCGCGAGCGTGCCGACCGGTTCGCGCACACGCTCACCACCGACCTGGGCGTCGTCCCCGGCAACCGCGTGCTGCTGCGCGGCCCCACCACCCCGCTCCTCGCCGCCTGCTGGCTGGCGGTGATGAAGGCGGGGGCGGTCGCCGTGACCGTGCCCGACGCCCAACGTGCCCGTGAACTCGCCGACATCTGCCGCATCGCGCGCATACGGCACGCGCTGTGCGACGCGCGCTCCACCGGTGAACTGGCCAAGGCCGCCGTGCCCGGGCTGCGGACGACGCCGTTCGGCGGCGGCTCGCCGGGCGACCTGCTGCGGCTGTCGGCAAAGAAACCACCATCGTACGCCGCGGTGGCGACCTCGGCGGACGACGTCGCGCTGATCGCGTTCACCTCGGGGACCACCGGACCGCCCAAGGGCTGCCTGCACTTCCACCGGGACGTCCTGGTGATCGCCGACACCTTCTCGGCGCGGGTGCTGCGCCCCCGGCCCGACGACGTCTTCGGCGGCAGCCCGCCGCTCGGCTTCACCTTCGGTCTCGGCGGGCTGCTCGTCTTCCCGCTGCGGGCCGGCGCCTCGACCGTCCTCGCCGGCTGGTCGGGCGCCGGGCAGTTGCTCGCGGACGTCCAACGGCAGCGGGTGTCCGTGCTGTTCACGGCCCCTACGGCGTACCGGGCGATGCTCGACAGGATCGGTTCGTACGACACGTCCTCCCTCCGCAGATGCGTCTCCGCGGGCGAGCACCTGCCCGCCGCGCTCTGGCACGCCTGGCGGGCGGCCACCGGGCTGGCGCTGATCAACGGGATCGGTGCCACGGAGATGCTGCACATCTTCCTCGCCGCCGACGGCGAGACGTCCCGCCCGGGCACGACCGGACGCCCGGTGCCGGGGTTCGAGACGCGGATCGTCGACGACGCCGGCCGGCCGCTGCCGGACGGCTCGCCCGGCCTGCTGGCGGTGCGCGGCCCGGTCGGCTGCCGCTACCTCGCGGACGAGCGGCAGACGACGTACGTCCGGAACGGCTGGAACATCACCGGCGACCGTTACGTCCGGGACCCCGACGGCTGCCACACCTTCCTCGGTCGCGCCGACGACATGATCGTCTCGGGCGGGCACAACGTCGCGGGCCCCGAGGTCGAGGAGGCGCTGCTCCGCCACCCCGACGTGCTGGAGGCGGCCGTCACCGGGCGGCCGGACGAGCGGCGCGGCGAGGTCGTCGTCGCCCACGTGGTGCTCCGGGACGGCGTGCCGCGCACCGGGCACACCGCCGACGACCTGCGGGAGTTCACCAAAAAGGAGATCGCCCCCTACAAGTGCCCTCGCGAGATCGTGTTCCTCGACGCGCTGCCGCGCACGCCTACCGGCAAACTCCAGCGGTTCCGGCTGCGTTCGGGCGCTTTACAGTTTCCCCGTGACTGACCACCAGCCGTCCCCCACCCCCCGCTCGCTGATCGTCTCCTTCTACGGTGCGTACGGCCGCGGGGCCGCCGGGCGACCGGCCGGCCCGCTGCCGGTCGCGGCGCTGATCCGGCTGCTCGGCGCGGTGGGCGTGGACGCGCCCTCGGTACGGTCGGCGGTCTCCCGGCTGAAGCGGCGCGGCCTGCTGACCTCCGGCCGGACGGCGGACGGCGCGGCGGGCTACGGACTCTCCGACGCGGCCCGGCAGTTGCTCGACGACGGCGACCGCCGGATCCTCGGCCGGCCCGCCGCCCGCCCCGGCCACGGCTGGCTGCTGGCGGTCTTCTCCGTGCCGGAGGAGGAGCGGCACAAGCGGCACCTGCTGCGCTCGCGGCTGTCCCGGCTGGGCTTCGGAACGGCGGCGCCCGGCGTCTGGATCGCCCCCGCCCATGTGCATGAGGAGACCCGGCACACGCTCGACCGGCTGGGCCTGGCCCCGTACGTCGACCTGTTCCGCGGCCGGCACCTCGGCTTCGAACCGACGGCGGAGGCGGTGGCCCGCTGGTGGGACCTGGACGCGCTGGCCCAACGGCACCACGCGTTCCTGGAGGTGCACGAGCCGGTGCTGCGCCGCTGGGCGCGGCGGCGCCCGACGCCGCCCGAGGAGGCGTACCGGGACTACCTGCTGGCCCTCGACTCCTGGCGCCGCCTGCCGTACGCCGACCCGGGCCTGCCGGCGGCCGTGCTGCCGGCGGGGTGGCCGGGCGTCCGGTCGGCGCGGGTGTTCACGGCGCTGCATCGGAGACTGCGGGATACGGGTGGGGAGTTCGTGGCGGGGGTACTGAAGGGGGGAGGGTGAGGCGGAGGGATGGGGGCAGCCCATGCGCCTGCCCCCTACACCCGCCGCCCGACCGGCGGCGGGCGGCTCCCCGCCCGGTACTGGACCGGCCAGCACACCCCCGGCCCGGCGTACCCCTGCTCGGCCGCCGCGTGCAGCGTCCAGTGCGGGTCGTAGAGGTGCGGCCGGCCGAGGGCGCAGAGGTCGGCGCGGCCCGCGAGGATGAGCGAGTTGACGTCGTCCCAGGAGGAGATGGCGCCGACGGCGATCACGGGGACGCCCGCCTCGCTCCGGATCCGGTCCGCGAACGGCGTCTGGTACGACCGGCCGAAGGCGGGCCGCTCGTCGGGGACGACCTGGCCCGTCGAGACGTCCACCGCGTCCGCGCCGTGGGCGGCGAAGGCGCGGGCGACGGCCACCGCGTCGTCGGCGGTCGTGCCGCCGGAGGCCCAGTCGGTCGCGGAGATCCGGACGGTCATCGGGCGGTCGGCGGGCCAGACGGCGCGTACCGCGTCGAAGACCTCCAGGGGATAGGCGAGCCGGCGCGGGAGGTCGCCGCCGTAGGCGTCGTCGCGGTGGTTGGTGAGCGGGGAGAGGAAGGAGGAGAGCAGATAGCCGTGGGCGCAGTGGAGTTCGAGCAGGTCGAAGCCGGCACGGGCGGCGGAGGCGGCGGCGCGCGCGAACTGCTGCCGTATGAGGGTCATTTCGGACGGTCCGAGCTGCCGCGGCACCTGGCTGACGCCCGGCCGGTACGGCAGCGGTGACGGGCCCGCCACCGGCCAGCCGCCCTCCGGCAGGGGGTCGTCGATGCCCTCCCACATCAGCCGCGTCGACCCCTTGCGGCCGGAGTGGCCGAGCTGGACGCCGACGGCCGTGCCGGGGGCCGAGGTGTGCGCGAAGTCGGTGATCCGGCGCCAGGCGGCTTCGTGGGCGGGTGCGTAGAGGCCGGTGCAGCCGGGGGTGATGCGCCCTTCCGGGCTGACGCAGACCATCTCGGTCATCACCAGCCCCGCGCCGCCCAGGGCGCGTGCCCCGAGGTGGACGAGGTGGAAGTCACCGGGTGTGCCGTCGG is a window from the Streptomyces mobaraensis genome containing:
- a CDS encoding helix-turn-helix domain-containing protein; amino-acid sequence: MTDAYLARIGKLIRDARQHRGWTQSQLADALGTSQSAVNRIERGNQNISLDMIARIGEALDSEIVSLGYAGPMHLRVVGGRRLSGAIDVKTSKNACVALLCATLLNAGRTTLRRVARIEEVYRILEVLGSIGVRARWINDGNDLEIIPPADLDLDAMDREAARRTRSVIMFLGPLLHRMDQFGIPYAGGCDLGTRTVQPHMTALRHFGLEITATDGTYHAKVDRSVSPTRAIVLTERGDTVTENALLAAARHDGVTVIRNASSNYMVQDLCFFLEELGVKVEGIGTTTLTVHGVTHIDRDVDYAPSEDPVEAMSLLAAAVITESELTIRRVPIEFMEIELAVLEEMGLDHERSPEYRANNGRTRLLDLTVRPSKLRAPIDKIHPMPFPGLNIDNVPFFAAIAAFAQGQTLIHDWVYDNRAIYLTDLNRLGADVKLLDPHRVLVEGPTRWRSAEMMCPPALRPAVVVLLAMMAAEGTSVLRNVYVINRGYEDLADRLNSIGAQIEIFRDI
- a CDS encoding cupin domain-containing protein, which translates into the protein MNNTEPVNLTKALASFDDVYSPRIVARMNDYDIRVAHTQGEHIWHVHEDTDEFFLVLDGRFDLALRDPDGTERAVRLHKGDTFVVPKGTEHKPSSPGASILMFEPTGTPTTGDRHEGEIPDHVDSTTGHEL
- a CDS encoding AMP-binding protein → MELMPSAHVDTFSRDSLPPPDQWPDLTSGPDVPRYPDRLNCGAELLDATAARLGPDRPALRDKAGSVWSYGELRERADRFAHTLTTDLGVVPGNRVLLRGPTTPLLAACWLAVMKAGAVAVTVPDAQRARELADICRIARIRHALCDARSTGELAKAAVPGLRTTPFGGGSPGDLLRLSAKKPPSYAAVATSADDVALIAFTSGTTGPPKGCLHFHRDVLVIADTFSARVLRPRPDDVFGGSPPLGFTFGLGGLLVFPLRAGASTVLAGWSGAGQLLADVQRQRVSVLFTAPTAYRAMLDRIGSYDTSSLRRCVSAGEHLPAALWHAWRAATGLALINGIGATEMLHIFLAADGETSRPGTTGRPVPGFETRIVDDAGRPLPDGSPGLLAVRGPVGCRYLADERQTTYVRNGWNITGDRYVRDPDGCHTFLGRADDMIVSGGHNVAGPEVEEALLRHPDVLEAAVTGRPDERRGEVVVAHVVLRDGVPRTGHTADDLREFTKKEIAPYKCPREIVFLDALPRTPTGKLQRFRLRSGALQFPRD
- a CDS encoding RidA family protein, translating into MSAEREKGDPAHLARLNPPELSPPRGFSHAVTAEGGRLVFLAGQTGLDGTGRVVPGGLPAQFERALTNLLTALTAAGGTPADLARVTVYTTDVAAYRACAGELGRVWRRLAGRDYPAMAVIGAVRLWDGEALVELDGVAVLP
- a CDS encoding DM13 domain-containing protein yields the protein MARDDGRRTVVHVQVRRWWRRPFAAGALGVAVLAAGVAAYWFQPWKLWQNETVHEAAPTAATRTLATGTLISHEHTTSGTVRVLRLPDGSRTLRLEGLDTSNGPDVKVLLSDAPVKPGRAGWHVFDDGAHVSLGSLKGNKGDQNYALPRDLDLDRYTSVSIWCDRFDVSFGASALMKA
- a CDS encoding acyl-CoA dehydrogenase family protein, with protein sequence MSSPSFRSSPQGATEERPPGRAPLVSPASLTPEQRAWTATLRTLAARRLRPLAAAGEPGRVNRPLVAALGEHGLLARVFPADGVVRAVDLCLLREALGQECTEAETALALQGLGAHPIAASGTEAQRARWLPEVVAGRAVAAFALSEPEAGSDAAALRLRAEPAGPSESSGWTLHGEKQWISNAPEADFYTVFARTRPDAGAHGVTAFLVPADRPGLGGRPLNLIAPHPVGLLTFDGVPVGPDDVLGEVDGGFGVALRTLDLFRPSVGAFAVGMSRAALRSALAHAAERHAFGGPLKDLQAVSHQLADMATRTEAAALLVHAAATAYDAGEPGVAGRSAMAKLYATETAQYVIDAALQIHGARGLEQGHLLEHLYREVRATRIYEGATEVQRTIIARELYR
- a CDS encoding protein-glutamine gamma-glutamyltransferase; translation: MSQRGRTLVFAALGAVMCTTALMPSAGAATGSGSGSGTGEEKRSYAETHRLTADDVDDINALNESAPAASSAGPSFRAPDSDERVTPPAEPLDRMPDPYRPSYGRAETIVNNYIRKWQQVYSHRDGRKQQMTEEQREWLSYGCVGVTWVNSGQYPTNRLAFAFFDEDKYKNELKNGRPRSGETRAEFEGRVAKDSFDEAKGFQRARDVASVMNKALENAHDEGAYLDNLKKELANGNDALRNEDARSPFYSALRNTPSFKDRNGGNHDPSKMKAVIYSKHFWSGQDRSGSSDKRKYGDPEAFRPDRGTGLVDMSRDRNIPRSPTSPGESFVNFDYGWFGAQTEADADKTVWTHGNHYHAPNGSLGAMHVYESKFRNWSDGYSDFDRGAYVVTFVPKSWNTAPDKVTQGWP
- a CDS encoding PaaX family transcriptional regulator, which translates into the protein MTDHQPSPTPRSLIVSFYGAYGRGAAGRPAGPLPVAALIRLLGAVGVDAPSVRSAVSRLKRRGLLTSGRTADGAAGYGLSDAARQLLDDGDRRILGRPAARPGHGWLLAVFSVPEEERHKRHLLRSRLSRLGFGTAAPGVWIAPAHVHEETRHTLDRLGLAPYVDLFRGRHLGFEPTAEAVARWWDLDALAQRHHAFLEVHEPVLRRWARRRPTPPEEAYRDYLLALDSWRRLPYADPGLPAAVLPAGWPGVRSARVFTALHRRLRDTGGEFVAGVLKGGG